The following proteins are co-located in the Paenibacillus sp. JNUCC32 genome:
- a CDS encoding PspA/IM30 family protein, with amino-acid sequence MSIFKRLRDLTMSNINAIIDKAEDPIKMTDQYIRDMTEDLEDAEKAVAAQIAIEKRFKALYEEQAALVEKRTQQAHTAAQAQNVELARRALEEKKAAEAKRDEYKASYDQNKLAADNLRGKLEEMRKQLTAMKNKRETLVARYNAAKAQTEINKAMNGFGSDTASAGLKRMEEKMLAMEARAEASNEMSTREKSLDEEFENLGKDKAVEDELAALMKQYENK; translated from the coding sequence ATGTCCATATTTAAAAGATTGCGTGACTTGACCATGTCCAATATTAACGCCATTATCGACAAGGCTGAAGACCCGATCAAGATGACGGACCAGTACATCCGCGATATGACCGAAGACCTTGAGGATGCCGAGAAGGCGGTAGCTGCCCAAATCGCCATCGAGAAACGCTTCAAAGCCCTTTATGAAGAGCAAGCTGCTCTCGTGGAAAAACGCACGCAGCAGGCTCATACGGCAGCGCAGGCGCAAAACGTTGAACTTGCCCGTCGTGCGCTGGAAGAGAAGAAGGCAGCTGAAGCCAAGCGCGACGAGTACAAAGCAAGCTACGATCAGAACAAGCTGGCAGCCGACAACCTGCGCGGCAAGCTGGAGGAAATGCGCAAGCAGCTTACAGCGATGAAGAACAAGCGCGAGACGCTGGTTGCCCGTTATAATGCGGCTAAAGCGCAAACCGAGATCAACAAAGCAATGAACGGTTTCGGGTCTGACACGGCTTCCGCCGGGTTGAAGCGGATGGAAGAAAAGATGCTGGCCATGGAAGCGCGTGCCGAAGCAAGCAACGAAATGTCGACGCGCGAGAAATCCCTCGATGAAGAGTTCGAGAACCTCGGCAAGGACAAAGCCGTTGAGGATGAGCTTGCAGCCTTGATGAAGCAATACGAGAACAAGTAA
- a CDS encoding DUF350 domain-containing protein, with product MDFDMILRVLLWTAVGGLLLFVLMFVDSLFTKYNDLEEVKAGNMAVTTRLILKLVAQGYILSVSIGTSYHLLEAIVVSVVSFIILFVLEALTELMLRNFGKLNLDKGTREGKTGYGLFAGSLHVVGALIITACL from the coding sequence ATGGATTTTGATATGATCTTGCGTGTATTGCTTTGGACGGCGGTCGGCGGGCTGCTGTTGTTTGTATTGATGTTCGTGGATTCCCTGTTCACGAAATATAACGATCTTGAAGAAGTGAAAGCAGGTAACATGGCGGTAACCACAAGGCTGATCCTCAAGCTGGTCGCCCAAGGGTATATTTTATCCGTGTCGATCGGAACGTCCTATCACCTGCTGGAGGCGATTGTGGTATCGGTCGTTTCGTTTATCATATTGTTTGTTCTCGAAGCGTTGACAGAGCTCATGCTGCGCAATTTTGGCAAGCTGAACCTGGATAAGGGAACCCGCGAGGGCAAAACCGGTTACGGTTTGTTTGCAGGATCGCTGCATGTGGTCGGAGCGTTAATTATTACCGCTTGCTTATAG
- a CDS encoding DUF4247 domain-containing protein codes for MKERSFLSVKIILVLSLFVSLLSGCGAPNIKDTYPLESVNRDGNATSYVYRAADKSVPEVASELMAANTPDQSSPEDTERMFLVYGDEYYHLQQDPQKPADTLIEIDSKEYVQRNYDSSFLQGYLTAVLIGNLFDSMGGGGYRGYTSKDVYKPAQGNYKKPTSQDKKIAPPLTVDRSGKITRRGQDTVGTGGSLFRRNPDSSGDRGSIKRGESGGSLFDSPKKSYKKPKTRIGSGKISRRGRR; via the coding sequence ATGAAGGAACGCTCTTTTTTATCTGTAAAAATCATACTGGTACTGAGTCTGTTCGTATCTTTATTAAGCGGATGCGGAGCGCCGAATATCAAGGACACGTATCCGCTGGAGTCCGTCAATCGGGACGGAAATGCAACATCCTACGTGTATCGGGCAGCTGATAAAAGCGTTCCCGAAGTGGCGAGCGAGCTCATGGCGGCCAATACGCCGGATCAATCTTCTCCTGAGGATACGGAGCGGATGTTCTTGGTCTATGGCGATGAGTATTACCATTTGCAGCAGGATCCCCAGAAGCCGGCCGATACGCTGATCGAAATCGATTCCAAGGAATATGTTCAGCGCAATTACGATTCCAGTTTCCTGCAGGGATACTTGACCGCCGTCCTTATCGGGAATTTGTTTGATTCGATGGGCGGCGGGGGCTATCGCGGCTATACCAGCAAAGATGTGTATAAACCGGCTCAAGGGAACTATAAAAAGCCGACAAGCCAAGATAAGAAGATCGCTCCGCCGTTGACGGTTGACCGGAGCGGGAAAATTACGCGGCGCGGTCAGGATACGGTCGGCACGGGCGGAAGCCTGTTCAGACGGAATCCGGATTCGAGCGGTGACCGCGGCTCGATCAAACGCGGCGAAAGCGGCGGAAGTTTGTTCGATTCGCCGAAGAAATCGTACAAGAAGCCCAAGACCCGGATCGGATCCGGAAAAATTTCCCGAAGGGGCCGAAGGTAA
- a CDS encoding DUF4178 domain-containing protein, with product MSMWKRISNLFSKPEPPKVEKSMLQLAPGDICEVSLVTYEVTGRVHNRGRNAVVLTLQDGSTIAYLHIEERETVQYALYAPIDGRLDSPDEVPSIIDLDDHVFHLEEEYGGHVSISGRTAFMQSGEQHVWQYQSDDYKLLRIEWQNGRFMLYEGEKVIPGDVRVIRAT from the coding sequence ATGAGTATGTGGAAAAGAATCAGCAATTTATTTAGCAAGCCCGAGCCGCCAAAGGTAGAGAAGAGCATGCTGCAGCTGGCTCCGGGCGATATTTGCGAAGTGTCTCTGGTTACTTACGAAGTCACGGGCCGCGTGCACAATCGAGGCCGCAACGCGGTCGTCCTGACGCTTCAGGATGGCAGCACCATTGCTTATCTTCACATCGAAGAACGCGAGACGGTTCAATATGCACTCTACGCGCCCATCGATGGACGCCTGGATTCGCCGGATGAGGTGCCGTCCATCATCGATCTGGACGATCATGTGTTTCATTTGGAAGAGGAATACGGTGGACATGTTTCGATATCCGGCCGTACCGCGTTTATGCAAAGCGGGGAGCAGCACGTATGGCAGTACCAATCGGATGATTACAAGCTGCTGCGAATCGAATGGCAGAATGGACGGTTTATGCTCTATGAAGGCGAGAAAGTGATACCGGGGGACGTAAGGGTTATCCGGGCGACTTAG